In Spirosoma aureum, a single genomic region encodes these proteins:
- a CDS encoding AraC family transcriptional regulator: MKYQEYCPASDLLPFVDCYWTLRTENLPVASSRRVIPDICTDVIVNLGEEIQIWNGETHRLKSEKPYLIGTMTTFQHMLLQPGTNLAGIRFKPFGLSTLLGIRQQGMANKIEEFDRNEFPLDCGHFQPIGAGQERHDGFAKLNSWLRRQINGEDNALINRLIGTLLKAQGRIAVRELADQYATSERQLERKFGESLGVSLKEICNLIRFQHAYQLVSHRKEQSLLDIAFEAGYYDHAHLTRHFKRYAGYPPSQIG, translated from the coding sequence ATGAAATACCAGGAGTATTGTCCGGCATCAGATCTTCTCCCTTTTGTTGACTGTTACTGGACCCTCCGGACAGAAAACCTGCCAGTAGCTTCCAGCAGACGGGTGATCCCTGATATATGCACTGATGTTATTGTTAATTTAGGGGAAGAAATACAGATCTGGAACGGGGAAACGCACCGGTTGAAGTCTGAAAAACCTTACCTGATTGGTACCATGACTACGTTTCAGCACATGTTGCTGCAACCTGGCACAAACCTGGCAGGCATTCGGTTTAAACCCTTTGGACTAAGTACCCTCCTGGGTATCCGGCAGCAGGGAATGGCAAACAAGATCGAAGAATTTGACCGAAATGAATTCCCACTGGATTGCGGACATTTTCAGCCGATTGGCGCTGGTCAGGAACGTCACGACGGTTTCGCGAAACTAAATAGCTGGTTACGACGCCAAATCAATGGCGAGGATAACGCTTTGATAAACAGGCTGATTGGTACTTTGCTCAAGGCACAGGGGCGAATTGCTGTAAGGGAACTAGCCGATCAATATGCAACTTCGGAAAGGCAACTGGAGCGGAAATTTGGAGAAAGCTTAGGCGTTTCGCTGAAAGAGATCTGTAATTTGATCCGGTTTCAACATGCATACCAGCTAGTCAGCCATAGGAAGGAGCAGAGTCTGCTTGATATTGCGTTTGAGGCAGGCTATTACGATCATGCCCATCTGACCAGGCACTTTAAGCGCTACGCTGGTTATCCACCCTCTCAAATTGGTTAA
- a CDS encoding oxidoreductase: MVNKVVLITGASSGMGNATAKLLAESNYIVYGAARRIEMMKELKQLGVKILQMDVTDDRSMQQGVDEIIKNEGRIDILINNAGFGSFGALEDVPMAEAKYQMDVNVFGLARLIQLVLPYMRKQGSGKIVNITSTGGKLASPLGGWYHASKFAVEALSDSLRMEVKPFGIDVIVIEPGGVKSEWNDIAMKNLHDVSAGKAYSQTAEKISNLAYKVKSKSAEPEVIAKLILKAITTQNPKTRYYGGYMAGIVLFLKKILSDKQFDQLMLSQMN; this comes from the coding sequence ATGGTCAATAAAGTAGTATTAATTACGGGCGCTTCTTCAGGCATGGGAAACGCAACCGCTAAGCTTTTGGCTGAAAGCAATTACATCGTTTATGGAGCAGCCAGAAGAATCGAAATGATGAAGGAGTTAAAGCAGCTAGGGGTGAAAATTTTGCAAATGGACGTTACTGATGACCGCTCCATGCAACAGGGTGTTGATGAGATTATTAAAAATGAAGGTCGCATTGATATTCTGATCAACAATGCCGGTTTTGGTTCGTTTGGTGCACTGGAAGATGTGCCGATGGCCGAGGCTAAATATCAAATGGATGTCAATGTATTTGGTCTGGCTCGTTTAATCCAACTGGTTTTGCCGTATATGCGTAAACAAGGGTCCGGTAAAATTGTCAATATTACCTCAACCGGGGGAAAACTGGCTAGTCCGCTGGGAGGGTGGTATCACGCCAGTAAATTTGCGGTCGAAGCCTTGAGCGACAGTTTGCGAATGGAAGTCAAGCCATTTGGTATCGATGTTATCGTTATTGAGCCGGGCGGGGTGAAATCTGAATGGAATGATATTGCCATGAAGAATTTACACGATGTATCAGCCGGAAAAGCTTACAGTCAGACCGCCGAAAAAATCAGTAACCTCGCCTATAAAGTCAAATCTAAAAGTGCAGAACCAGAGGTAATTGCTAAGTTGATACTTAAAGCCATAACCACTCAAAACCCCAAAACAAGATATTATGGGGGTTATATGGCCGGAATAGTTTTATTTCTAAAAAAGATACTTTCAGATAAGCAATTTGACCAGTTAATGTTGAGCCAGATGAACTAA
- a CDS encoding succinate dehydrogenase cytochrome b subunit, with product MSWVNELVTSSIGKKMVMALTGLFLISFLVVHCAINAMIFYNDGGKTFTHWAHFMATNPIIRTIEIVLVIGFLVHIIQGLLLWKQNRNARPVRYFSRQDSASSTWYSRSMALLGTLILLFLVIHTSNFWIPNRTNQFIHGEELPLYEMMLEKFQNPFEVLIYVAGCFSLFWHLLHGFRSSFQSLGFNHLKYNSWIAFSGTAFSIIVSFVLALMPVSIYFHWIR from the coding sequence ATGAGCTGGGTCAACGAATTAGTAACAAGTTCCATTGGTAAGAAAATGGTAATGGCACTGACTGGATTATTTCTTATAAGTTTCCTGGTCGTTCACTGCGCTATTAATGCGATGATCTTTTATAATGATGGCGGCAAAACATTCACTCACTGGGCCCATTTTATGGCCACGAATCCGATCATTCGTACGATTGAGATAGTCCTGGTAATTGGCTTTTTAGTGCACATCATTCAGGGTTTATTACTTTGGAAACAAAATCGGAATGCACGTCCTGTTCGCTATTTTTCGAGGCAAGACTCGGCTAGTAGCACCTGGTATAGCCGGAGTATGGCCTTGTTAGGAACACTCATTTTGCTGTTTCTTGTGATTCATACCTCTAATTTCTGGATTCCTAACCGCACGAACCAATTTATACATGGGGAGGAGTTACCCCTTTATGAAATGATGCTTGAAAAATTTCAAAATCCGTTCGAAGTCCTTATCTACGTAGCGGGTTGTTTTTCTCTTTTCTGGCATTTGCTGCACGGATTTAGAAGTTCTTTTCAGTCCCTGGGTTTTAATCACCTGAAATACAATTCCTGGATAGCCTTCTCAGGAACCGCCTTCTCAATAATTGTATCGTTTGTGCTCGCCTTGATGCCGGTATCTATTTACTTTCACTGGATACGATAG
- a CDS encoding helix-turn-helix domain-containing protein encodes MRMNKDMQITQTGLFFACNGTNEAVFEELIPEHMLTHVYGGRVSVTTADKTFSLSAGQTALFARNQLVKFTKLPEGDSPYTAVTLFFTQPFLQQFFTTIPLPKRSASHPSVVQIAPHPLLANLFDSIALYASLNEEVIPDELALLKVNEAITLLRMLDQRANNLLSDFSEPHKIDLADFMNKNFMFTISIPRFAYLTGRSLATFKRDFQKIFGIAPQKWLTEKRLEYAHFLIAEKKQKPSQAYIEAGFENFSHFTYAFRQLYGYTPSSISEPVNK; translated from the coding sequence ATGAGAATGAATAAAGACATGCAGATAACACAAACCGGCCTGTTTTTTGCCTGTAATGGAACGAACGAAGCGGTTTTTGAAGAGCTTATACCCGAACATATGCTGACACATGTGTATGGAGGGCGAGTTTCCGTAACAACGGCGGATAAGACGTTTTCGCTTTCTGCAGGACAAACCGCTTTATTTGCCCGAAATCAGTTGGTTAAATTCACGAAATTACCAGAAGGTGATAGCCCCTACACGGCCGTAACCTTATTTTTTACTCAACCTTTTTTACAACAGTTTTTCACAACCATACCGCTACCGAAACGATCAGCAAGCCATCCTTCGGTTGTGCAGATTGCGCCACATCCGCTACTGGCAAATCTGTTCGACTCTATCGCACTATATGCAAGTCTGAATGAGGAAGTTATACCAGACGAGTTGGCTTTACTCAAAGTAAATGAGGCTATTACTCTGCTTAGAATGCTTGATCAGCGCGCGAATAATCTGCTTTCCGATTTTTCTGAACCGCACAAAATTGACCTGGCCGATTTTATGAACAAGAATTTTATGTTTACCATTTCGATACCAAGATTTGCCTATCTGACTGGCAGAAGTCTGGCTACGTTCAAGCGGGATTTTCAAAAAATATTTGGTATTGCACCCCAAAAATGGCTCACCGAAAAACGTCTGGAATACGCCCATTTCCTGATTGCAGAAAAAAAGCAAAAGCCATCGCAGGCCTACATCGAAGCCGGATTTGAAAACTTTTCGCACTTCACCTACGCCTTCAGGCAACTATATGGCTATACACCTTCCTCAATTTCTGAGCCGGTCAACAAATAA
- a CDS encoding YciI family protein yields the protein MTDFLLLFRSDYKTKDGQPSPEVTQVYMNQWQEWFNNLAGQDLLAWPVQWLDPQGKVIRQGNADVDGAYDELNESIVGLTIIKASDYEAAIHVARNCPIFDIGGTVEIRQGN from the coding sequence ATGACTGATTTTCTTTTGCTTTTCCGAAGTGATTACAAAACAAAAGACGGACAACCTTCTCCGGAGGTAACGCAAGTTTACATGAATCAATGGCAGGAATGGTTTAATAACCTGGCTGGGCAAGACCTATTGGCCTGGCCAGTCCAATGGCTGGACCCGCAGGGTAAGGTGATCCGGCAGGGGAATGCCGACGTCGATGGCGCGTATGATGAGTTGAACGAATCGATTGTTGGGTTAACCATTATAAAAGCCAGTGATTACGAAGCGGCCATTCATGTGGCAAGAAACTGCCCAATCTTTGACATAGGAGGTACTGTAGAGATCCGCCAGGGAAATTGA
- a CDS encoding SDR family oxidoreductase: protein MEKTLEGNVALVAGATRGAGRGIAVELGRAGATVYVTGRTTRSQQSEYGLPQTIEETAEMVTQAGGKGIAVQVDHLVHEEVKRLIEQIDRESGQLDILVNDIWGGEFLAEWHKPVWEHSLEKGLRLLRLAIDTHIITSHFALPLLIRKPGGLVLELTDGTADYNRSNYRISLFYDLAKSSVIRLAWAQAKELESFGCTAIALTPGWLRSEIMLDIFGVSEANWQDALHKEPHFVISETPYFVGRAVVALATDPDRNRWNGLSTSSGQLAKEYDFTDVDGSQPDAWRYVVEVQDAGLPADATGYR, encoded by the coding sequence ATGGAAAAAACACTAGAGGGAAACGTAGCTTTAGTCGCGGGAGCTACGCGAGGAGCCGGGCGTGGCATTGCTGTGGAATTAGGTAGAGCAGGGGCTACCGTTTACGTGACAGGCCGTACGACCCGATCGCAACAATCAGAATACGGCTTACCTCAAACGATCGAAGAAACGGCTGAAATGGTCACCCAGGCCGGGGGTAAAGGCATTGCGGTTCAGGTCGATCATTTAGTACACGAAGAGGTCAAACGGTTGATTGAACAGATTGATCGGGAAAGCGGCCAACTCGATATTTTGGTCAATGACATTTGGGGAGGAGAATTTCTGGCCGAGTGGCATAAGCCGGTTTGGGAGCATTCGCTCGAAAAAGGGTTACGGCTACTTCGTTTAGCGATCGATACCCATATCATCACCAGCCACTTTGCCTTACCATTGCTGATTCGTAAACCAGGTGGTTTGGTCCTCGAACTAACGGACGGAACTGCCGATTATAACCGGTCTAACTATCGCATATCCCTATTTTATGATTTAGCGAAATCGTCGGTGATTCGCTTAGCCTGGGCTCAGGCCAAAGAACTGGAGTCTTTTGGCTGTACAGCAATTGCCCTGACACCGGGCTGGTTACGTTCCGAGATTATGCTCGATATTTTCGGGGTAAGCGAAGCGAATTGGCAGGACGCCTTACATAAAGAACCGCACTTTGTGATTTCAGAGACGCCGTATTTTGTTGGCCGGGCTGTAGTAGCCTTAGCCACAGATCCAGACCGAAATCGTTGGAATGGTTTATCTACGTCCAGCGGGCAACTGGCTAAGGAGTATGATTTTACGGATGTCGATGGTTCCCAGCCCGATGCCTGGCGTTATGTGGTTGAAGTACAGGATGCCGGTCTGCCAGCAGATGCTACCGGGTATCGGTGA
- a CDS encoding SDR family NAD(P)-dependent oxidoreductase has translation MDHLTGKIALVTGGNSGIGYAAASELKQQGAQVIITGRRKEAVDKAADELGVVGLVADQGQVTAIEELAAFVKDSYHKIDILFINAGVLGGDSIEQATEKAFDNVIGVNFKGAYFTLSKFIPLLNDGGSVVFLSSNTASMNRANSSIYSSSKAALNAVMRIAAVELAPRKIRVNSVSPGPIQTEILSKQGYSDEQLLQLNEWMIDSIPLKKIGKAEDVGKLVAYFTSDAASFITGAELIMDGGMSLT, from the coding sequence ATGGACCATCTAACAGGAAAAATAGCGCTGGTAACCGGCGGGAATAGCGGAATTGGTTATGCTGCGGCCAGTGAATTAAAACAGCAGGGTGCGCAGGTAATCATTACAGGCCGACGAAAAGAAGCGGTAGACAAGGCTGCTGACGAGTTGGGCGTTGTGGGCCTTGTGGCCGATCAGGGGCAGGTTACCGCCATCGAAGAACTGGCGGCTTTTGTGAAGGACAGCTATCATAAAATTGATATACTATTTATCAATGCAGGCGTACTGGGGGGTGACAGTATTGAACAGGCAACCGAAAAAGCATTTGATAACGTGATCGGGGTCAATTTCAAAGGGGCTTATTTTACACTAAGTAAATTTATACCGTTGTTAAATGACGGTGGGTCTGTCGTATTTCTTTCGTCAAATACAGCCAGCATGAATAGGGCAAACTCGTCTATTTATTCCTCCAGCAAGGCTGCTCTGAATGCCGTTATGCGGATAGCTGCGGTCGAATTGGCCCCTCGCAAGATTCGAGTTAACAGTGTAAGTCCGGGCCCGATCCAGACTGAGATTCTGAGCAAACAGGGCTATAGTGATGAGCAGTTACTGCAGTTGAATGAGTGGATGATTGATAGCATACCACTTAAGAAAATTGGTAAAGCCGAAGATGTCGGGAAACTGGTTGCTTATTTCACTAGTGACGCTGCCAGCTTCATTACGGGTGCTGAACTTATTATGGATGGCGGCATGAGCTTAACGTAA
- a CDS encoding YciI family protein, producing MNEFVLIFRRDYTLKEVQPTGEAQSTLRKHWQDWFLSLAALNKLTRPVQRWDMQGVVLNQDETVTDGPYLESNSSVIGLIFISAHDYREAEEIAKNAPILEVDGTVEIRMLT from the coding sequence ATGAACGAGTTTGTATTGATATTTCGAAGGGATTATACACTAAAGGAAGTACAACCTACAGGGGAAGCACAGTCAACGCTTCGTAAACACTGGCAGGATTGGTTTCTAAGCCTGGCTGCCCTCAACAAATTGACAAGGCCAGTTCAACGATGGGATATGCAGGGAGTGGTACTAAATCAGGACGAGACAGTGACAGACGGGCCTTATCTGGAAAGCAATAGTTCTGTGATCGGTTTAATTTTTATCAGCGCCCATGATTACCGTGAAGCCGAAGAAATTGCAAAAAATGCACCCATCCTGGAAGTAGACGGAACCGTCGAAATACGTATGTTAACTTGA
- a CDS encoding winged helix-turn-helix transcriptional regulator, with the protein MQEEKRLELVNEVLSNPRNQRQEVQALQDTIYVIGGKWKLPIINSICNGNKRFRDIERSIPGITTRMLSRELKEMETNQLIRRTVTPTTPVLVEYTATDYCWSFGDIILEMIKWGKQHRERLKM; encoded by the coding sequence ATGCAGGAAGAAAAGCGACTTGAACTGGTCAACGAAGTTTTGTCCAATCCGCGTAATCAGCGCCAGGAAGTCCAGGCCTTACAGGATACGATTTATGTGATCGGTGGCAAATGGAAATTGCCGATCATCAATTCGATTTGTAACGGGAATAAACGGTTCCGGGATATAGAACGAAGTATTCCAGGAATCACGACCCGAATGCTGTCCCGTGAACTAAAGGAGATGGAAACCAATCAGTTGATTCGCCGAACGGTAACGCCAACAACGCCAGTACTGGTCGAGTATACGGCAACTGATTATTGCTGGTCATTCGGCGACATTATTCTGGAGATGATCAAATGGGGTAAACAGCATAGGGAACGACTGAAAATGTAG
- a CDS encoding NADPH-dependent F420 reductase, translating into MAISAESKVAIIGLGTIGRVLATIFPKGNRSVILSARALSTAQTLANEQGNLARPLAITAAIGEADVIILTIWVPPIQAFFQQYTSQLKGKIIVDPSNPIARDGKGGFVKTIGEAQSAGQILSGLLPKEAKLAKALGTLGAASLAQASGQKPELAV; encoded by the coding sequence ATGGCAATCAGCGCAGAATCGAAAGTCGCTATCATTGGACTGGGCACTATTGGCCGTGTACTGGCCACCATTTTTCCCAAAGGAAATCGGTCGGTAATTCTGTCAGCACGTGCGTTATCAACGGCACAAACCCTTGCCAATGAGCAAGGCAATCTTGCTCGTCCCTTAGCGATCACGGCCGCAATCGGGGAAGCCGATGTGATTATCCTGACCATTTGGGTTCCCCCCATTCAGGCGTTTTTCCAACAATATACTTCCCAACTAAAAGGAAAAATCATCGTTGATCCTTCCAACCCAATTGCTCGCGATGGAAAGGGCGGTTTCGTCAAAACGATCGGTGAAGCCCAGTCAGCAGGACAAATTCTTTCAGGGCTCTTACCCAAAGAAGCTAAGCTAGCGAAAGCCTTGGGCACATTAGGAGCGGCTTCACTGGCTCAGGCTTCTGGCCAGAAGCCCGAACTGGCCGTTTAA
- a CDS encoding zinc-binding alcohol dehydrogenase family protein: MKAVVIHRPGSPAVLQVEERPIPLPSEGQVLVRVKAFGLNRSELMTRKGLSPGVQFPRILGIECVGEVVDDPSDQYAKGQQVMALMGGMGRDFDGSYAEFTLLPKHLLRPFQSTLPFEVLGAIPEMFQTAYGSLYPALGIQPGETLLIRGGSSSVGMLSTQLASLAGLAVLATTRNAQKENALRTNGATHVLIDNGRLNEAVRAIYPEGIDKVLELVGTSTLHDSLLCLKPGGTGCMSGMLAENWTIPDFAPIDFIPATVRLTTYDSGQITSPTAVFQDFIRQIEAGQVKLAVSRTFTLDQIVEAHQFMDSNQAAGKLVVLP, encoded by the coding sequence ATGAAAGCTGTCGTCATCCATCGTCCGGGTTCACCTGCCGTTCTCCAGGTAGAGGAGCGCCCCATTCCGCTTCCTTCGGAAGGGCAGGTGCTGGTCCGGGTCAAAGCTTTCGGCCTGAACCGCTCGGAATTGATGACCCGAAAAGGGTTATCGCCCGGCGTTCAGTTCCCCCGGATACTCGGCATCGAGTGTGTTGGGGAGGTAGTCGATGACCCCTCTGATCAATATGCCAAAGGCCAGCAGGTAATGGCCCTGATGGGCGGGATGGGCCGGGATTTCGATGGAAGCTATGCCGAATTCACCCTGTTGCCTAAGCACCTGCTACGTCCATTCCAAAGCACGCTCCCTTTTGAGGTGCTGGGGGCAATTCCCGAAATGTTTCAAACGGCGTACGGCTCGCTGTATCCGGCCCTGGGTATACAGCCTGGCGAAACCCTGCTGATTCGTGGGGGAAGCTCGTCGGTGGGCATGCTTTCGACCCAACTTGCAAGCCTCGCGGGACTGGCCGTACTGGCAACGACACGTAACGCACAGAAAGAAAATGCGTTGCGTACTAATGGGGCCACACATGTATTGATTGATAATGGGCGACTGAATGAGGCCGTTCGAGCTATTTATCCGGAGGGTATCGATAAGGTACTTGAACTGGTGGGTACATCGACCCTGCACGACTCGCTTCTTTGTCTCAAACCCGGTGGCACTGGCTGTATGAGTGGAATGCTGGCTGAAAACTGGACGATTCCCGATTTTGCCCCGATAGATTTCATTCCCGCTACAGTGCGATTGACCACCTACGACAGTGGCCAGATTACCAGCCCGACGGCGGTATTTCAGGACTTCATCCGTCAGATCGAAGCGGGACAAGTAAAGCTCGCCGTCAGCCGGACTTTTACGCTTGATCAGATCGTGGAGGCTCACCAATTTATGGACAGTAACCAGGCAGCCGGTAAACTGGTCGTGCTTCCTTAA
- a CDS encoding sigma 54-interacting transcriptional regulator, protein MKKSKTLDPVDEKPSRTRPGDVAVEALQNQIDLLERDRDILLDLGNDITKVREKNDLLILFSSRIKGLFYFTHAIVTLIDSQQENYSAFLLDPASSPIKNHKEYGSLINKHFTLHEPFIRQVISSGEPSSFLLEELIQAPDSPSFLRANYDVGIREILMTPLKSKMQTMGFLHIYSDRTDSFTPEFKRIIKGIAPQISSAVSNIIKYEEIGHKEWTNEVLLSLSNDMVMVRDRKDLLTVINHSLKKLINFTHSVMTILDETDQTYMAFLTDSESRYTEYSNYTEAISTPNRVQDGIYDVALLSDRPLVLDMKSFDINAAPLWFKLNYTAGAREMLIKVLPGDHPHKHSLILFSDQLGTFDPSAIHIIERISSQLSTAASNISANEELLNKESEKSFLLDFSQDIAGVRTKADLEVAISSVLQRVLNIRLAMIRILDDDGITLTPYMYDKAMFVGIEENFNQLASKNITIHEYLSARVLTSSEPVIFNIEAEEKKGNSAQYVQLWKKVGFKNAYGAALRVGHVDQGTLWLLTDDINLSLLKGICAQISIAISNIRANEKVLTYKQLLEVENDHLKEQIKTLYNFSDIIGSGPEMQKVYHLISLVAESSSSVLLLGETGTGKELIARAIHNASPRKNKLMIKVNCAALPANLIESELFGHERGAFTGALDKRIGKFELANNSTLFLDEIGEMPLESQVKLLRVLQEKELERVGGKSTIKVDVRIIAATNRNLEEEVKAGRFRSDLYYRLNVFPIQLPPLRNRIEDIAPLANFFINRYSKNAGRKVNAISPKVIQELKVYSWPGNVRELEHLIERSVLLTSGTVLQEIHLPKNRNEREETVDLSNRTLHEVERSYIIEVLKRFNGKISGTGGAAEFLAIPATTLHSKIKKLAIVKSDYFTK, encoded by the coding sequence ATGAAAAAGTCAAAAACGCTTGACCCAGTTGATGAAAAGCCATCCCGAACCAGGCCGGGCGATGTTGCGGTAGAAGCATTGCAAAACCAAATCGACCTGCTTGAACGGGATCGGGATATTCTGCTGGATTTAGGAAATGACATCACGAAGGTTCGAGAAAAAAACGACCTGCTAATCCTGTTTTCGTCCAGAATAAAAGGGCTATTTTATTTTACCCATGCCATTGTTACCCTGATCGATTCTCAGCAGGAAAATTATTCAGCCTTTCTCCTTGATCCGGCTTCGTCGCCAATTAAAAACCACAAAGAATATGGTTCGTTAATCAATAAGCATTTTACGCTCCATGAGCCGTTTATTCGGCAAGTGATCAGCTCCGGTGAGCCTTCGTCTTTTTTGCTGGAAGAGCTTATACAGGCTCCTGATAGTCCTTCATTTCTGCGGGCAAATTACGACGTTGGCATCCGGGAAATTCTGATGACACCCCTGAAGAGTAAGATGCAAACCATGGGTTTCTTACATATTTATTCGGATAGGACAGATAGTTTTACTCCTGAATTTAAGCGCATTATAAAGGGGATTGCACCACAGATTTCGAGCGCAGTTTCCAATATTATTAAGTACGAAGAAATCGGGCATAAAGAGTGGACCAATGAAGTTTTACTTTCGTTAAGTAACGATATGGTAATGGTTCGTGATCGGAAGGATTTATTAACTGTCATCAACCATAGCCTCAAGAAGTTAATCAATTTCACGCATAGTGTCATGACGATTTTGGATGAAACGGACCAAACGTACATGGCGTTTCTGACCGATTCCGAATCACGGTATACAGAATATTCAAATTATACGGAAGCGATTAGCACACCGAACCGGGTACAGGATGGAATCTATGATGTAGCCCTGCTTTCCGACAGACCGCTGGTTCTCGATATGAAATCGTTTGACATCAACGCGGCTCCGCTTTGGTTTAAGCTCAATTACACGGCTGGTGCCAGGGAAATGCTGATTAAAGTCCTTCCGGGTGACCACCCGCACAAACACAGCTTAATTCTATTTTCGGATCAGCTCGGCACATTTGATCCGTCTGCCATTCACATTATAGAGCGCATATCCAGCCAGTTGTCAACAGCAGCAAGTAATATTTCAGCCAATGAGGAGCTGCTCAACAAGGAAAGTGAAAAATCGTTCTTGCTCGATTTTAGTCAGGATATAGCGGGTGTCCGAACAAAGGCAGATTTAGAAGTGGCCATTTCCAGCGTCTTACAGCGAGTCCTGAATATAAGGCTGGCCATGATACGAATCCTCGACGATGATGGGATAACGCTGACTCCTTATATGTATGACAAAGCAATGTTTGTCGGTATAGAAGAGAACTTTAATCAACTCGCATCTAAAAATATAACTATTCACGAATACCTTTCTGCCCGGGTGCTTACCAGCAGTGAACCCGTTATTTTTAATATTGAGGCCGAGGAAAAAAAAGGAAATAGTGCTCAATACGTCCAGTTATGGAAAAAAGTAGGCTTTAAGAATGCCTACGGGGCCGCTCTTCGCGTCGGACACGTCGATCAGGGTACGCTTTGGCTATTAACCGACGATATTAATCTGAGCCTTCTGAAAGGAATCTGCGCTCAGATATCAATCGCCATATCGAATATCAGGGCGAATGAAAAAGTGCTGACCTACAAACAATTGCTGGAAGTCGAAAATGATCACCTGAAAGAACAGATAAAAACCCTCTATAATTTTTCGGACATCATCGGTAGCGGTCCCGAAATGCAGAAAGTGTATCATCTGATATCACTGGTGGCTGAATCGTCATCGAGCGTTTTATTGCTGGGCGAAACCGGCACCGGCAAAGAATTGATTGCACGCGCCATCCATAATGCATCGCCCCGGAAAAATAAGCTTATGATTAAGGTTAATTGCGCAGCTTTACCTGCCAATCTAATTGAGAGTGAGCTATTTGGCCATGAGCGGGGAGCCTTTACGGGTGCCCTTGACAAACGGATTGGCAAGTTTGAACTGGCCAATAACAGCACGTTATTTCTGGATGAGATTGGAGAGATGCCTCTGGAGTCTCAAGTTAAATTGTTACGGGTTCTCCAGGAGAAAGAGCTGGAAAGAGTTGGTGGAAAGAGCACGATTAAAGTTGATGTGCGTATTATTGCGGCCACCAACCGGAATCTGGAAGAGGAAGTCAAAGCAGGCAGGTTCCGATCTGATTTATATTACCGACTCAATGTATTTCCTATTCAGCTACCACCCTTACGAAATAGAATCGAGGACATAGCGCCATTGGCCAATTTCTTCATTAATCGGTACAGCAAGAACGCCGGACGAAAAGTAAATGCGATTTCCCCCAAAGTGATCCAGGAACTAAAAGTGTATTCGTGGCCGGGAAATGTCAGAGAACTTGAACACCTGATCGAACGAAGTGTGCTGTTAACGAGTGGAACGGTTCTACAGGAAATTCATTTACCCAAAAATCGAAATGAACGTGAAGAAACGGTCGATTTATCAAATCGAACACTTCATGAAGTTGAACGCTCGTATATCATTGAGGTGCTCAAGCGGTTTAACGGAAAGATTTCAGGCACAGGTGGAGCCGCTGAGTTTTTAGCGATTCCCGCTACGACACTACATTCCAAGATTAAAAAACTGGCTATTGTAAAGTCCGACTATTTCACAAAATAA
- a CDS encoding Crp/Fnr family transcriptional regulator has translation MNLQPLIDHFEGFIPFKETEKHVLEERVTQRSIRRRQTLLQEGFPCKHYSFVVEGCFRLFAVDQKGTEHNLQFAAENDRPADRWIADIGSFHSGQPSGLFIEAIEPSVVLQIEKQDLYFLYTNIPKLDRIFKVIIENKYVELQNRVLQSISSTAQERYLTFLEQYPTLALRLPNTQIASYLGITPEFLSKIRKDLASTQPHP, from the coding sequence TTGAATCTTCAGCCACTGATCGACCACTTTGAGGGTTTTATTCCTTTCAAGGAGACTGAAAAACATGTTCTAGAAGAACGAGTTACCCAGCGTTCGATTCGACGCCGGCAAACACTATTACAGGAGGGTTTTCCCTGCAAACACTATTCGTTCGTGGTTGAGGGCTGCTTTCGGCTATTTGCCGTTGACCAGAAAGGAACCGAACATAACCTGCAATTTGCGGCCGAAAATGACCGCCCGGCGGACCGGTGGATCGCCGATATCGGCAGCTTTCATTCCGGCCAGCCCAGCGGGTTATTTATTGAAGCCATTGAGCCTTCCGTGGTGCTGCAAATCGAAAAGCAGGACCTTTATTTTCTCTACACGAACATCCCCAAGCTTGACCGAATCTTCAAAGTCATTATTGAGAACAAATATGTAGAACTCCAGAACCGTGTCTTGCAATCGATCAGTTCAACGGCTCAGGAACGCTATCTAACTTTTCTGGAACAATACCCAACATTAGCCCTACGACTGCCCAATACCCAAATCGCTTCTTATCTGGGCATTACCCCTGAATTTCTGAGCAAAATCAGGAAAGACCTGGCTTCCACCCAGCCTCACCCTTAA